A genome region from Oenanthe melanoleuca isolate GR-GAL-2019-014 chromosome 2, OMel1.0, whole genome shotgun sequence includes the following:
- the FAM110B gene encoding protein FAM110B has protein sequence MPTETLPTGSMVKPVSPAVTFTSAVPLRILNKGPDYFRRQAEPNPKRLSAVERLEADKAKYVKSQEVINAKQEPVKPAVLAKPPVCPAAKRALGSPTLKVFSNNAKTESGVQRENLKLEILKNIINSSEGSSSGSGHKHGPRNWPPHRADSTELNRHSFAESLKVYPTQGRSSPQESSSNVSRRLLDQSAETFLHVSHSSSDIRKVTSAKPLKAIPCSSSAPPLPPKPKIAAIATLKSPEIEAVESGCGVSRRPSLQRSKSDLSDRYFRVDADVERFFNYCGLDPEELENLGMENFARANSDIISLNFRSASMISSDCEQSQDSNSDLRNDDSANDRVPYGISAIERNARIIKWLYSIKQARESQKVSHV, from the coding sequence ATGCCTACAGAAACATTACCGACAGGTAGCATGGTGAAGCCGGTCAGCCCTGCCGTGACTTTCACGTCTGCCGTTCCCCTCCGCATCCTGAACAAAGGACCTGACTATTTTCGCAGGCAGGCAGAGCCTAATCCCAAAAGACTGAGCGCAGTGGAGAGGCTGGAAGCCGACAAGGCCAAGTATGTCAAGAGCCAGGAGGTCATCAATGCCAAGCAGGAGCCCGTGAAGCCGGCGGTGCTGGCGAAGCCGCCGGTCTGTCCCGCGGCCAAGCGAGCGCTGGGGAGCCCCACCTTGAAAGTCTTCAGCAACAATGCAAAGACCGAGAGTGGAGTCCAGAGAGAAAATCTGAAACTCGAGATTTTGAAGAACATCATCAACAGCTCTGAAGGCTCCAGCTCGGGTTCAGGGCATAAGCACGGTCCCCGAAATTGGCCACCCCACAGGGCCGATTCGACGGAGCTGAACCGGCACTCGTTCGCCGAGTCCTTGAAGGTTTACCCCACGCAGGGCCGGAGCAGCCcgcaggagagcagctccaatGTCAGCAGAAGGCTCCTAGATCAGTCAGCAGAGACTTTCTTGCATGTCTCTCACAGCTCTTCAGACATTAGGAAAGTAACTAGCGCAAAGCCTTTAAAAGCAATACCCTGCAGTAGTTCAGCCCCACCTCTGCCTCCAAAGCCCAAAATCGCTGCCATTGCCACCCTGAAATCCCCAGAGATTGAGGCAGTCGAGTCTGGATGCGGAGTTAGTAGAAGACCCTCCCTACAGCGATCCAAATCAGACTTAAGCGACAGATACTTTCGCGTTGACGCAGATGTTGAACGATTCTTTAACTACTGTGGACTGGATCCTGAAGAGCTTGAAAACCTTGGGATGGAAAACTTTGCAAGGGCTAACTCTGATATTATATCCCTCAACTTTCGCAGCGCAAGCATGATTAGCTCAGACTGTGAACAGTCTCAGGACAGCAACAGTGACCTTAGAAACGATGACAGTGCCAATGACCGTGTGCCATACGGCATTTCTGCCATTGAGAGGAATGCCAGAATCATCAAGTGGTTGTACAGCATCAAGCAAGCTAGAGAGTCACAGAAAGTGTCCCATGTGTGA